In Schistocerca serialis cubense isolate TAMUIC-IGC-003099 chromosome 8, iqSchSeri2.2, whole genome shotgun sequence, one genomic interval encodes:
- the LOC126416711 gene encoding ankyrin repeat domain-containing protein 27-like, translated as MESYDEDLNENPFFHMLQTEHTELFQKATVEGWIICVPCEGSVPKYALTVEDFFSHILIPSDELPESHFRTLNDRDVRICNRVVTVEENDISRPVTTHILFEETYYTDDLLKYKVLCLEHPLERHSDFGPVSSNSSVVISIQTLRDCIDLLWTESRGRDVLEKIDQLIRDFLSCNNNLEFEPLQVQKDLVGSLYTICLQNALRDSRLRERTSTNKHLLENVKLAVETYMLHTVYKKVIKGVTACTAHDDANLNKIIRNLSDIQLRDLGVRQDLYDTVPWAKQELARIDGYSTVLGKVGCLKRMLGAITKQHPSKNSPDLFVGNVIAADDLLPMIVFLVIKTGLPNWIAHLTFMKQFHFSNPSKCQVDEYSFLITSLEAAIEHINSGLFLGSSIPEAQIVYEEKYDKYKKDDEEQQRVSAEPSGIEYLFEQIKLGNESEVKDILDRSIGSNCMRERESSTKKNDIILKLCHPLCSCDKCESIISKSLCNTTPTINSCDDRGFTALHVACMFGRPTMVDLLLKYGSNVNACDYSGSTPVHYAAAKGYQNALLLLAHAGAHIDIADNEGNTPLHLACNNGHEGCVKAIIYFAEHVGLKLNINCANSQGNTALHNAARWGYEGIVHLLLENGARPGAENKRHITPLDYAHNIHITRLLMRAIKTMPPSGLMPGSSNGIVTNLTSKSKELHVAASSKKTLDFSDSVKPRKVSGASLQKGSKTKKVFYGVLPETTQGMRNVEKLLKAIAAGDTRLACYYMGLDANDEAASQKAEQPEQQHEKCHPLCTCEKCQPENDVNSDENGTDEEHSHHILDVNVCDGEGFTPLHVAAMHGRLDLTRLLIDAGALVDVRTRTKAATPLHFACQNQRLQVVQLLLRRSADPDIQDWHGNTALHYACYVGSIRLVETLLQLASPRLDLKNASGKSAVQEAEEKMALTIVKLLRGGKQFVGNGDESKDC; from the coding sequence ATGGAATCGTACGATGAAGATCTCAATGAAAATCCTTTTTTTCACATGTTGCAGACGGAACACACAGAATTGTTTCAGAAAGCAACTGTCGAAGGATGGATAATTTGTGTACCGTGTGAAGGATCAGTGCCAAAGTACGCTCTTACCGTAGAGGATTTTTTTAGCCACATCCTGATTCCGAGCGACGAATTACCAGAGAGTCATTTTAGAACGCTAAATGATCGGGACGTCCGTATTTGTAATCGTGTGGTTACAGTGGAAGAAAACGATATTTCGAGACCCGTGACAACTCATATTCTGTTCGAAGAAACGTATTACACAGATGATCTATTGAAGTATAAAGTATTATGTTTAGAACACCCACTTGAACGTCATTCAGATTTTGGTCCAGTGAGCAGTAACTCCTCAGTCGTCATTAGTATTCAGACTTTGAGGGACTGTATAGACTTGTTGTGGACGGAAAGTAGAGGTAGGGATGTACTTGAAAAAATTGATCAGTTGATTCGTGATTTTCTTTCGTGTAATAATAATTTGGAGTTTGAACCGCTTCAAGTGCAGAAAGATTTAGTTGGTAGTCTGTACACAATTTGTTTACAGAATGCTCTAAGAGACAGCCGTCTACGAGAAAGAACAAGTACAAATAAACATCTTCTTGAGAATGTTAAATTAGCAGTGGAAACCTACATGCTTCACACTgtgtacaagaaagtaataaaaGGTGTAACAGCCTGTACTGCTCATGACGACGCGAATTTGAATAAAATCATTAGGAATCTTTCAGATATCCAGTTGAGAGATTTAGGTGTTCGCCAAGATCTATATGATACTGTGCCTTGGGCGAAGCAGGAACTCGCTCGTATTGATGGGTACAGTACTGTATTGGGCAAGGTTGGCTGTCTGAAACGTATGTTGGGAGCCATCACAAAGCAACATCCTAGCAAGAACAGTCCTGACCTTTTTGTTGGTAATGTTATTGCTGCAGATGATCTGTTGCCTATGATAGTTTTCCTTGTAATTAAAACTGGTCTACCTAACTGGATTGCTCACTTGACATTTATGAAACAGTTTCATTTTTCAAATCCGTCTAAATGTCAAGTGGATGAATACAGTTTCTTAATTACATCTTTAGAAGCTGCAATTGAACACATTAACTCTGGTCTTTTCCTAGGATCTTCCATTCCAGAAGCTCAAATAGTTTATGAAGAAAAATATGacaagtacaagaaggatgatgAGGAACAACAGAGAGTGTCTGCTGAGCCTAGTGGTATTGAATACTTGTTTGAACAGATAAAACTGGGAAATGAAAGTGAGGTGAAAGATATTCTGGATAGAAGCATTGGTTCAaattgtatgagagagagagaatcatctACCAAGAAAAATGATATAATATTGAAATTATGCCATCCATTATGTTCCTGTGATAAATGCGAGAGTATCATTTCGAAAAGCTTGTGCAACACCACTCCCACAATTAATTCATGTGATGACAGAGGTTTCACAGCACTCCATGTGGCCTGCATGTTTGGGCGCCCAACTATGGTTGATCTTCTTCTGAAGTATGGTTCTAATGTTAATGCCTGTGACTATAGTGGTTCAACTCCTGTGCATTATGCTGCTGCCAAAGGTTATCAGAATGCACTGTTACTGTTGGCTCATGCAGGTGCACACATAGATATTGCTGACAACGAAGGCAATACTCCACTTCATTTGGCATGTAATAATGGCCACGAAGGCTGTGTGAAGGCAATCATATATTTTGCTGAACATGTTGGACTGAAATTAAATATTAATTGCGCAAATAGTCAAGGTAATACTGCTCTTCATAATGCTGCTCGCTGGGGTTATGAGGGTATTGTCCATTTGCTTTTGGAAAATGGTGCACGGCCAGGAGCAGAGAATAAACGCCACATAACACCCCTTGATTATGCCCACAACATCCACATTACAAGGCTTCTGATGAGGGCCATAAAAACAATGCCACCAAGTGGTTTAATGCCTGGTAGTAGTAATGGCATTGTAACAAACCTCACATCAAAAAGCAAAGAACTCCATGTAGCAGCTTCATCAAAGAAGACTCTTGATTTCAGTGACAGTGTGAAACCCAGGAAAGTGTCAGGTGCATCGCTGCAGAAAGGTTCAAAgacaaaaaaagtattttatgGAGTCTTGCCCGAGACTACACAGGGGATGCGGAATGTAGAGAAGCTTCTGAAAGCAATAGCTGCTGGTGACACAAGACTTGCTTGTTATTACATGGGACTTGATGCTAAtgatgaagctgcatcacagaaggCAGAACAGCCAGAACAACAGCATGAAAAATGTCACCCATTATGCACTTGTGAAAAGTGTCAACCGGAAAATGATGTTAATTCAGATGAAAATGGAACTGATGAAGAACACTCACACCATATACTTGATGTTAATGTTTGTGATGGTGAGGGCTTTACACCATTACATGTTGCAGCTATGCATGGGCGTTTAGATCTTACACGTTTGCTGATTGATGCTGGTGCACTAGTAGATGTACGGACTCGGACCAAAGCTGCAACACCACTTCACTTTGCTTGTCAAAATCAGAGACTTCAGGTTGTGCAGCTTCTGTTAAGGCGGTCTGCAGATCCAGATATTCAGGATTGGCATGGGAACACAGCTTTGCATTATGCTTGTTATGTTGGCAGCATAAGACTTGTTGAAACATTGTTGCAGCTTGCATCTCCAAGGTTGGATTTGAAGAATGCATCGGGTAAATCAGCAGTACAGGAAGCTGAAGAGAAGATGGCTCTTACCATTGTCAAACTGTTGCGTGGAGGGAAGCAATTTGTTGGAAATGGTGATGAGAGTAAAGACTGCTGA